GAGTGAATCAGAGCACATGCGATTAAGCAGGGAACTGGATCATGCCCTCAGGGAGAACCAACTGGAACTCTACTATCAGCCTATAATCGACGTCGGCACTGGCGCCATATCCGGCGCAGAAGCTTTGCTCCGCTGGAATCATCCGTACAGGGGGCTGTTGGCACCGGCTGCCTTTCTCAGCCTCACGAAACAAAGCGGCACGACGGACAGCATCAACGCCTATGTACTGGAACAGGCGGTGACCTGCTCACTCCGGTGGCGCGATCCGAGTGATGAGGCCTTTCCGATCAGCATTAACGAGTCACCGGCTTCCTTTCTTACCCGAACCCTTGTGGACGAATGGCGAGCGCGACTAACACGAGCTGGTCTTGATGATAGCCGCATTACTCTGGAGCTGACGCCAGCCTCCCTCAACAACATTCGTGCTTCCGGTTTCAATCCAATCGAGAGCTTTAGTCGGGCCGGTTTGCGGCTGAAGCTGGCAATCGACGATTTTGGAATGGAACCCTTCTCCCTGTGGGCTATTCAGGAGTTCAGGATGGACAGTGTCAAGGTGAGCAGGGAGTTGGTCAATGACGCTGGCAAGGGTGGCAATGCCGACCGCATACTGGAGGCGATCATCTCTATGGCTCACGCGATAAATGTCGAGGTGGTTGCAGTGGGCGTTGAAAAGGACGAGCAACTGGACTTTCTCTCCCGTGCCGGCTGTGACTATGCCCAGGGCTTCCTGTTCTCCCGGCCCTTATGCACGGAGGATTTCGAGTCATTGCTGAGCCGGCACCGCCAGTAGAAGCTGTCTTAGATGCGCCCGGCCCAAGATGGGGTTACCGGAGGCTTACTTCCGAATAAAGGGAACTCCATGAAATGACCCAAAGGACCCTTGCAAACAACGTGGCACGGCTCATTCGGTTGAGTGTGGTACTCGTCGTCCTCCCGGCAGCGTTTGTCGGTGTAGTTGCGGGCAGGCTGACAGGACAGCGTTCGAATCGCCAACTGAAGACCAGGAGAGACGTTCGCCACGAGGATGCGTTGCGCACACGCGAGGCGGAATTCCGGACGCTGGTCGAAACCATGCCGCAAATCGTTTGGGTCACCCGCCCCGATGGCCGCCACATCGATTTCAATCAGCACTGGCTGGATTATACCGGGCTGACGCTTGAAGAGAGTCTTGGGCACGGCTGGAATCCGCCGTTCCACCCGGAGGACCGCGGGCTTGCGGCGGAACGTTGGCTGCAAGCGATTAACAGTGGCGAACCCTATGAGATTGAATACCGGCTACGTCGGTGGGATGGGGTTTATCACTGGATGCTCGGCAGGGCACTGCCAATGCGAGATGCTGAGGGCAACATCATTAAATGGTTTGGCACTTGCACGGACATTGACGACCTGAAGCGGACGCAGGAACGCCTGGATGAGGCCCAGCGCGTTGGAAGGATCGGGGATTGGGAATACAACGTCGTCACCGAAGAGACCACCTGGTCACCGGAAGTTTACAGGATATTCGGAAGAGACACCCGGCTTGGCTCCCCGCGAACCTTCCATGACAGCGCAGCTCTCTTTGATGCTGAAAGCGTAGTTCTTTTGAAGGAAATGATAAGCCAGGGAGTCGCTTCGGGCGAAACTCAGCGAATTGACCTTCGCACAAAGGGAGGCGGCGGTAAGGAGTCTTATGTCCAGACAGTTGCAGTGCCAAGGAAGGGTGATAGTGGCGAGGTGGTAGGCCTCTTCGGTACGGTTCAGGATATTTCTGAACGAAAAAAGGCCGAACTGGCGCTGCATGCCAGGGCTCAGCAACAACTGCTCGCCGCCGCGCTTGGGCGGTATGCTTTGTCGGCCGCGAGTCTTGATGAGGTGTATGCGGAAGCGGCGGCGACAATCACGAAGGGTCTGAAGGTGGAGTTCAGCAACGTCCTGCTGCTGAACGGGCCTCAACAACCCCTGGTTCTGAAGGCCGGTATCGGATGGGAACCCGGCTGGATCGGTCGCCAGGTGGCGGACCCAATGGAGCAGACACAAACCTATCGTGTTCTTGCGTCCCGCGAACCGGTCATCATTCATGATTTCAGTAACGATTCGCGATTCACTCCGTCCGAACTTCTTACATCCCATGGTGTTGTCAGTGGTGTCGATGTACTGGTTGGCGGAACTGAAAAGCCTGTTGGTGTGCTGGGCGCCTACACCAGCACGCCCCGTAAGTTCTCAACCGATGATGTCGGTTTTCTGCAAGGGGTTGCCAATGTCCTTGGTGCGGCAGCCGAGCGCCAGCGGGCTAACGACCAGCTCAGCCACATGGCCCTTCATGATCCGCTCACCGACTTGCCAAATCGTCTGCTTTTAACCGATCGGCTCAACGTAGCGCTGTCGCACGCCCAGCGGCATGATCAACAGGTCGCGGTGCTTTTCCTGGACCTCGACCGGTTCAAGCATGTGAATGACGTATTCGGGCATGCCCTGGGCGACCATGTTCTTCATGACGTGGCGAAGCGCCTCTCCCACTGTGTGCGCTCCGAGGATACGGTGAGCCGGCAAGGGGGCGACGAGTTTATCGTGGCACTGACGGACATAGACGACGAAAAGGACGCCGCACTCATTGCCGATAAAGTTCTCGCTGCCATTACCTCTCCCTTTCTTCTGGAGGGTACTGAAATTATCCTGGGTGTCAGTATCGGGATTGCGTGTTTCCCCCGTGATGGACAGGATGCAGAAACATTGCTGCGTAATGCCGATGCGGCAATGTACGTTGCCAAGGATCTGGGCCGTAACCGTTACCAGTTTTACGCACCTGAGATGAACATGCGAGGGTTGGATCGTTTAACCCTTGAAAGCGACCTGCATCGTGCCATTGAACGTAATGAGCTGTTTCTTATGTATCAGCCACAGCTTGACCTCAACACCGGGAATGTTGTCGGTCTGGAAGCATTGGTTCGATGGCAGCACCCCTCCCGTGGACTAATATCCCCCGGTCAGTTTATCCCGATTGCCGAGATCTGTGGCCTGATCACCCCGGTGGGAAACTGGGTGCTGGAGTCGGCCTGCCACCAGCATGTTCGCTGGGTGTCTCAGGGGCTGATAAAAGGGACTATGGCGGTGAACATTTCCGCACATCAATTCCGACAGGCTGATTTTTGTGATCGGGTAAGCGATGTGCTTTTGCGTACAGGACTGGAGCCCGATCTACTGGAGCTGGAGGTCACGGAAAGCGTGGTCATGCATGGCATTGACCAGGTTCTGCACAAACTCAACGTACTTCGTGGATTGGGGGTCACGCTTGCCATTGACGACTTCGGAACCGGCTATTCAAGCCTGAGTTACCTGAAGCAGTTCCCGCTCCATCGCTTAAAGATAGATCAATCATTCACCTGCGGACTACCCGCTGACCTGGAAAGCAGCGCGATTGCCGAAGCGATCATCCAGATGGGACACAGTCTGGGACTCGACGTACTGGCCGAGGGAATTGAGACCAGGGCGCAGGTAACCAATCTCCAATCCCTTGGCTGTGATGCAGGGCAGGGCTTTCTGTACGCCAGGCCGCTGTCGGTCGAGGAGTGCGGGGACTACCTTCTTGCGGCCGTAGGCGACAGGAGGTGACCTCGCGCGTTGCCATTACCGATCAACTGAACCGCAGTCTGGGACTGCTACGTTCCCTGGTCATATATCGACGCCCCGGGCGCCAGAAGTCTCTACGCCGACTCTACAGTGAATTCGTCCGGCCCGGGGATCTGGTATTCGACATCGGCGCTCATCTGGGGGACCGCAGCTCCGCGTTTGCCGCGCTGGGGGCGCGGGTGGTGGCGCTGGAGCCGCAGCCACAATTGCTGCGCTGGCTGCGGCGGCTGACGCGGCATCAACCTGAAATAGTGTGCCTGCCACTGGCGGCGGGACGGGCCCCGGGCAACGCCGAACTGGCGCTGAGCTTGCGCAATCCCACCGTGGCGTCAATGGACAGCCGCTGGCGCGAACACCTGCGTACAACTACTGCCGGTTTCCGGCATGTGCGCTGGGAGGACTCGGTTACCGTGACGATCACTACCCTGGACGAGCTGATACGGCAGTATGGTCAGCCCAGCTTCTGCAAGATCGATGTGGAAGGCTTTGAGGTGGAAGTGCTGGCGGGACTGAGCCAGTCACTGCCGGCACTGTCCTTCGAATTCGTGGACGGTACCCTGGGTCAGGCCCTGCGATGCCTGGAGGAGCTCGAGCGGCTGGGCCGGCACGAGTTCAATGTTATTGCCGGCGAGCAACGCCGGTTTATATGGTCTTCATGGCAGGATCCGGAGTCGCTCAGGCAATGGCTTGATGCGGGAGCTGAGGGAATTGCTTCAGGGGATATCTATGCCCGGCTCGTCGCCTGATAACTGCTCTTGCGGAATACGCGAATAAATTCGATGATGGATTCAGCACCGAAGCGATAGGGAATAACGTGGAGGGGAAAGCATGCCGCAGATTCAGAAATACCCCGCAGGCTGGCGGGTGCTGCATTGGGTAATGGCGCTGATGGTTCTGACGTTGATACCCGTCGGGCTCTGGATGGCTTCGCGCGCGGAAGCAGAGATCTGGGGGACGCTGACGAACACGCTGTACAGTGTGCACAAAGCCATCGGCTTCAGCGTGCTGTTACTGATGATCCTGCGAATCGTGGTGAAAGTTCGGGTCAAGAGCCCGCCATACCCGGATGAGATGCCACGCACATTGCAGATTGCCGCCAGGACCGTCCATAACCTGATGTATGTACTGCTGGTGATAACGCCGTTGTTCGGCTGGGCCGGTGTGACTGCCTTTCCGGCGCTAGGCATAGTGGGCGATTACAAACTGCCAGCCATGCCTTTTGTACCGGAGGACGAAGAACTGGCTTCCCGCCTGTTTTATATACATGGATGGCTCGCCATAACCCTGGGTGTATTGATTGCTGGTCATATCGCGGCAGCCTTGCGCCATTTGTTGAGCAAAGACGGTATTTTTCAACGGATGGTTTAATGTGACGACTACGCCAGGCGGATCCTGTAACGGAGAACGCCGGCGTCCTCTTCGCGCACCCATTCAATCCTGTGGCCGGTCAGCTCACACAGTACCTGCAGATCCCGGCGGCCACTGGGGTCATCGGCCAGGAAGTCGACCTGTGTGCCGCTGGGTAAATGTTGAGTGCGTTTTTTAAAACGCAGAATGGGAAGCGGGCACACCAGGCCGACAGCGTCGACCAGGTGTACCTCCTCGTGTGCTTCTGATTGATGATCAGTCAAGCCGCACGCTCTCACTGCGGTATTGCTCGGCTGAAGACCACCCGAACTGATCAAGAGCGACCGGGGCGAGGGCGGCGATCACCAGGGCTGCGACAAATCCCAAAATCATGACTTTCACGGTGATTCTCCCTTGCCTTGTTTGGCCTGACGCTCTTCTACCCACAGATCGTGGTGTTGGCGAGCCCACGCCAGGTCAACCTGACCGTCACCCATGGCATCGTACGCGCCTTCCATACCAACCGTACCGATATAGATGTGTGCGATGATGGCCAGCATCATCAGGAACGCCACAATCGAGTGCCAGATGTTGGACAACTGCATCTCTTCATGAGGTGCCAGGGCTGTCGGGAAATCGGTTCCCAGGACACTGTTCATGACCTCAAAGGTTGAGGCAAACATCGGCATTTCAAACGGAAACAGCAGCGACAGGCCTGACAGGGACACTGAAAAACCCAGAACCATGACTGTCCAGAAGATGATCTTCTGGCCCGCATTAAATTTCTTTGCCGAAGGGTGGGACTTGGTAAAAATACCTCCGCCTGCCTTGAGCCACTGCCAGTCCAGTTTATTGGGAATGTTGTGCGCCACCCACATGACGAACGTCAACACCAGGCCCAGCATAAAGGCCCAGGCAATGTTGTTGTGAAGCCACTTGGCACCGATAGCCAGAGGGGAAAAGGCTTCTTTTCCTATCACAGGGATCAGGAAACTGCGCCCCATCAGGGTGAGCAGCCCCGTCAGAGCCAGCGCAATGAACGAGCCGGCCAACAACCAGTGGCCAAATCGTTCGATGGCCTTGAATCGCTCAATCTTGGTGCCTGAAGGGCCACCGTCAATCTCGATCCTGCCTCGAATAAAGTAGAAAATCACCAGCAGCAACAGGAAGCCCAGGATTGCGCCACCGCCATAGGTGATGACCGGTCCTCTCCGTAACTCATACCAGGGCATGCCTCCGTCCTGGATCAGGACGTCGACTGCGGGGCCCCGAACCTGGGTGTCGGTTTCAATCTCGTCGTAGCGAACGCCTCGCCAGCTGTCAGCCTGAGAACGTCCTCCGAGAGTGCCCAGTGGTTCATCGATGGGCGCCGCGTTGGCAGGATCACCCAGATTTTCGGACCGGAAGGACTCGTCAATATTCAACTGCTTCTGACGAGCCATGATGTCTTCCAGGGTTTGAGCACCCCCGGTACTTGTCCGATCAACCTCGGGGGCTTCTTGTGCCCAGCCAGGGTTGAGGAACAGTGTCGCCAATACGAGGATGGCGGCACCGAATATTTTAACGTTCATGAGAGCACTCCAGCGGAATGAACAAAAAGAATCCATTGCCTCAATGAATTCCGGGGCGCAGAGGCCCCGGAATTATCAGGTAGGCTTAAGCGCCCTTCTTCTCGTAGGCTGTGCCCCATCCCCAGGCGCCGGAACCGAAACCCCGGTTCACCACGCGTTGGCGATAGATGTCCGCCACCTCGTTGCCGTCACCGGCCAACAGGGCTTTGGTTGAACACATTTCCGCACAGATCGGCAGCTTGCCCTCGGCAATACGGTTGCGACCGTATTTGGAGAACTCGGCCGTGGAGTTGTCTTCTTCAGGACCACCTGCACAGAAGGTGCATTTGTCCATCTTGCCCCGGCTGCCGAAGTTGCCCGCTTGCGGGAACTGGGGCGCGCCGAAGGGGCAGGCATAGAAGCAGTATCCACACCCGATGCACAGATCCTTGGAGTGCAATACGATGCCGTCTTCGGTCTGGTAGAAGCAATCCACCGGACAGACGGCCATACAGGGCGCGTCTGAACAGTGCATGCAAGCTACCGAGATCGAACGCTCGCCAGGCTTACCATCTTCGATGGTCACCACACGTCGACGATTGATGCCCCAGGGGACCTCATGTTCATTCTTACAGGCTGTCACGCAGGCATTACATTCAATGCAGCGTTCGGCATCGCAAAGAAACTTTGCTCGTGCTTGTCCTTCAAGTGCCATGTTGTACACCTCTTATTGTTATGCCGGCATAATCGCACACAGGGTGCACTTGGTCTCTTGCATCTGCGTGACCGAGTCATACCCGTATGTCTGAACCGTGTTACTGGATTCACCCAGGACGTAGGGATCGGCACCTTTGGGATACTTGTCCCTCAGGTCCTTACCTTCCAGGTGTCCACCGAAGTGGAAGGGCATAAAGACCACACCTCTGCCGACGCGCTCTGTGATCATCGCCTTCACCTTGATGCGCGCGCCTTCAGGGCCGGAAACCCAGACGTCGTTGCCTTCACGAATGTTCAGGTTATTCGCATCGTACGGATTCACCTCGATGAACATGTCCTGCTGCAGTTCCGCCAGCCAGGGATTCGAGCGAGTCTCGTCACCACCACCCTCATATTCAACCAGACGGCCTGAAGTGAGAATGAGGGGGAAGTCCTTGCTGAAATCCTTCTTCTGAATGGACTCGTACAGGGTCGGGACACGCCAGAAGTGCTTGTCTTCATACGTCGGATAATCTTTGACCAGATCTCGACGGCTGGTGTACAGGGGTTCACGGTGGAGCGGTACGGGGTCCGGGAAGTTCCAGACGATAGCGCGGGCTTTGGCGTTACCAAAGGGTGCACACTCGTGTTTGATGGCAACACGCTGGATACCGCCTGACAGGTCTGTCTTCCAGTTGGTCTCGGGGCCGGCAACGGCATCAATACTGGCACGCTCTTCGGCCGTCAGGTCGCCATCCCAGCCCAGGTCCATCAACATCTGCATGGTGAACTCGGGGTAGCCATCCTTGATCTCGGAATTTTTCGAGTAGACGCCTTCGGCAAGCAGGTTCTCGCCGTCGCGCTCGACACCAAAACGGGCACGGAAGGTGAGGCCGCCCTGGGACACCGGCAACGACATGTCGTAGAGGTTCGGTGTTCCGGGGTGGTTCATCTCCGGGGTGCCCCAGCTCGGCCACGGCAAACCGTAGATATCACCGTCGCAGGGGCCGCCAACTGCGCGCAGGGTGGTCTTGTCGAAGTGGTGCTGGTTCGCCATGTGCTTTTTCAGGCGTTCCGGCGATTGGCCAGTATAGCCAATGGTCCACATGCCACGGTTGAATTCGCGCGTGATGTCTTCAATGACCGGCTCGTCGCCTTCAATGGCAATGTTGCGGAACATGCGATCGGTAAAACCGAACTTGTCCGCAAACAGCTTCATGATTTCGTGATCGACCTTCGAGTCGAACAGCGGCTCGATGACCTTTTCACGCCACTGGAGCGATCGGTTGGAAGCGGTTACCGAACCTGAGGTCTCGAACTGGGTTGTTGCAGGCAACAGGTAAGCGCCGTCCTTACGATCGTGCAGCACCGCTGACACGGTGGGGAAGGGGTCTACGACGACGAGCAGGTCCAGTTTTTCCATGGCCTCCTTCATTTCCAGCATACGGGTCTGCGAGTTGGGTGCGTGACCCCACAGAACCATCGCCCGGGTGTTATCGGGCTGCCCCAGGTTTTCCTTGGCCTCCAGAACACCATCAATCCAGCGGGACACGGGAATGCCTTTCTCGTTCATCATCGCGCGGGACTTGCCATCTTTGTCCCAGACCGCAAAGCGGCCTTTCAGCCAGTCCAGGTCTTCTTCCCATACTCGGGCCCAGTGGGCCCAGGAGCCAGCGGCCAGGCCATAGTAGCCGGGCAGCGTATCGGCAAGGACACCAAGGTCTGTGGCGCCCTGAACGTTGTCGTGTCCACGGAAGATGTTGGTGCCGCCACCGGGAACGCCCATGTTGCCAAGTGCCAGCTGCAATATGCAGTACGCACGGGTGTTGTTGTTGCCATTGGTGTGCTGGGTACCACCCATGCACCAGATCACAGTACCCGGCCGGTTGTTGACCAGAGTACGCGCCACACGCTCGAGTTGCGCCCCGGGTGCACCGGTAACACGCTCCACTTCCTCCGGGTTCCAGCGTTTTACCTCTTCACGGATGTCGTCCATGCCGTACACTCGGGTGCGGATGAACTCCTTGTCTTCCCAGCTGTTCTCGAAAATGTGCCACAACAGGCCCCAGATCAGCGCGACGTCTGAACCCGGCCGGAAGCGCACATATTCATCAGCGTGAGCCGCAGTTCGCGTGAAGCGCGGATCGCAGACAATGAGCGGCGCGTTGTTCTGTTCTTTGGCTTTGAGAATGTGCAGCAGCGACACCGGGTGGGCTTCTGCGGGGTTACCGCCGATCAGGAAGATCGCCTGGGAGTTGTGGATGTCGTTGTACGAGTTGGTCATCGCACCGTAGCCCCAGGTGTTGGCTACGCCGGCGACCGTCGTTGAGTGACAGATCCGGGCCTGGTGATCGACGTTGTTGGTGCCCCAGTAGGCAGCAAATTTGCGAAACAAATAGGACTGTTCGTTGTTGAACTTCGCACTGCCCAGCCAGTAGACCGAATCAGGGCCGCTTTCGTCGCGAATCTGCAACATCTTGTCGCCGATCTCGTTGATCGCCTGGTCCCAGGGAATCTTCTGCCATTGCCCGTTGACCATTTTCATGGGGTATTTCAGGCGGCGTTCACCATGACCGTGCTCTCGCACCGAGGCGCCTTTGGCGCAGTGGGCGCCCATATTAAAGGGGCTGTCCCAACCGGGCTCCTGGCCGGTCCATACGCCATTCTGAACCTCGGCTTCTACCGTGCAGCCGACGGAGCAGTGCGTGCACACGGATTTTTTCAGAACGACGTTACCACCTTCGGTTGATGGTGTGGCAGCTCTGACGCGCGTCGACGGCAGCGATAAAGCGGCCAGGCCTCCCACTGCGACGCCGGAGGCCGTCAGGAATCCCCTGCGGTCCATGGTCGTTGCGGCGAGGGATGAAAGTAAAGATCCCGCCCGGGAGCCTTTCGCTACCCCGTTTGTTTTCTTCCTCAACATGTCTCGTACCTCTCTCTTTTTGTTATTCTCGTTTTCCTGGAAATGCGGTCACCCAAGAGCCTTTCGCAACCTTGAATGACTCACGCTTCCTCAAAAGCGAGCCGATTCCAGATACTTTCTTGTGTGCTCAGTGTCACGTAGACCGCTGCTTTTGGGGGCGTCTGAAGAGACGACCTCGGCTGCGGCGTTCGGTGCTACTGCCACGGCAACGGCAGCTGGAACTGCTGTCGCTGCCATCCGCAAGAAGCGGCGACGGCTGTTATCACGCTGTTGGTTGTCCATAGGACACCTCCACCTGGGTTAAGGGATCAGGCAGATCCCCGGTTATTGAAGTGCAAATGCCTCGGCCTCTACCGCCATGAAAGCTCGCCCCAGCGAGCCAACAGGCGCATAGAAAATCGCGGTTTGCGCTTTCTCCAAATCGGTAAAAAACAACGCCGCCCACTTTGCCAGGTGAGCGTCAAAAAAGGTTTTCTGTGAAGACAGATCGCTGTCGCACTCGAACTCGCCGGTAATGATGCCTGCCATGATTTCACACAGCGTGCCGATGTGATCTTCAGGTTCTTTAACGTCGTCACTGGCTTTGATGCCCCTGGCCATCAGATCGCCACGCAAATCCGCAAGGGGCTTCTCATTGAGAAAACCGGTGAGGTAATAACTGGCGTAGGGGAGTA
Above is a genomic segment from Marinobacter panjinensis containing:
- a CDS encoding EAL domain-containing protein produces the protein MTQRTLANNVARLIRLSVVLVVLPAAFVGVVAGRLTGQRSNRQLKTRRDVRHEDALRTREAEFRTLVETMPQIVWVTRPDGRHIDFNQHWLDYTGLTLEESLGHGWNPPFHPEDRGLAAERWLQAINSGEPYEIEYRLRRWDGVYHWMLGRALPMRDAEGNIIKWFGTCTDIDDLKRTQERLDEAQRVGRIGDWEYNVVTEETTWSPEVYRIFGRDTRLGSPRTFHDSAALFDAESVVLLKEMISQGVASGETQRIDLRTKGGGGKESYVQTVAVPRKGDSGEVVGLFGTVQDISERKKAELALHARAQQQLLAAALGRYALSAASLDEVYAEAAATITKGLKVEFSNVLLLNGPQQPLVLKAGIGWEPGWIGRQVADPMEQTQTYRVLASREPVIIHDFSNDSRFTPSELLTSHGVVSGVDVLVGGTEKPVGVLGAYTSTPRKFSTDDVGFLQGVANVLGAAAERQRANDQLSHMALHDPLTDLPNRLLLTDRLNVALSHAQRHDQQVAVLFLDLDRFKHVNDVFGHALGDHVLHDVAKRLSHCVRSEDTVSRQGGDEFIVALTDIDDEKDAALIADKVLAAITSPFLLEGTEIILGVSIGIACFPRDGQDAETLLRNADAAMYVAKDLGRNRYQFYAPEMNMRGLDRLTLESDLHRAIERNELFLMYQPQLDLNTGNVVGLEALVRWQHPSRGLISPGQFIPIAEICGLITPVGNWVLESACHQHVRWVSQGLIKGTMAVNISAHQFRQADFCDRVSDVLLRTGLEPDLLELEVTESVVMHGIDQVLHKLNVLRGLGVTLAIDDFGTGYSSLSYLKQFPLHRLKIDQSFTCGLPADLESSAIAEAIIQMGHSLGLDVLAEGIETRAQVTNLQSLGCDAGQGFLYARPLSVEECGDYLLAAVGDRR
- a CDS encoding FkbM family methyltransferase, with amino-acid sequence MTSRVAITDQLNRSLGLLRSLVIYRRPGRQKSLRRLYSEFVRPGDLVFDIGAHLGDRSSAFAALGARVVALEPQPQLLRWLRRLTRHQPEIVCLPLAAGRAPGNAELALSLRNPTVASMDSRWREHLRTTTAGFRHVRWEDSVTVTITTLDELIRQYGQPSFCKIDVEGFEVEVLAGLSQSLPALSFEFVDGTLGQALRCLEELERLGRHEFNVIAGEQRRFIWSSWQDPESLRQWLDAGAEGIASGDIYARLVA
- a CDS encoding cytochrome b, giving the protein MPQIQKYPAGWRVLHWVMALMVLTLIPVGLWMASRAEAEIWGTLTNTLYSVHKAIGFSVLLLMILRIVVKVRVKSPPYPDEMPRTLQIAARTVHNLMYVLLVITPLFGWAGVTAFPALGIVGDYKLPAMPFVPEDEELASRLFYIHGWLAITLGVLIAGHIAAALRHLLSKDGIFQRMV
- a CDS encoding sulfurtransferase TusA family protein is translated as MTDHQSEAHEEVHLVDAVGLVCPLPILRFKKRTQHLPSGTQVDFLADDPSGRRDLQVLCELTGHRIEWVREEDAGVLRYRIRLA
- a CDS encoding formate dehydrogenase subunit gamma, whose product is MNVKIFGAAILVLATLFLNPGWAQEAPEVDRTSTGGAQTLEDIMARQKQLNIDESFRSENLGDPANAAPIDEPLGTLGGRSQADSWRGVRYDEIETDTQVRGPAVDVLIQDGGMPWYELRRGPVITYGGGAILGFLLLLVIFYFIRGRIEIDGGPSGTKIERFKAIERFGHWLLAGSFIALALTGLLTLMGRSFLIPVIGKEAFSPLAIGAKWLHNNIAWAFMLGLVLTFVMWVAHNIPNKLDWQWLKAGGGIFTKSHPSAKKFNAGQKIIFWTVMVLGFSVSLSGLSLLFPFEMPMFASTFEVMNSVLGTDFPTALAPHEEMQLSNIWHSIVAFLMMLAIIAHIYIGTVGMEGAYDAMGDGQVDLAWARQHHDLWVEERQAKQGKGESP
- the fdh3B gene encoding formate dehydrogenase FDH3 subunit beta — translated: MALEGQARAKFLCDAERCIECNACVTACKNEHEVPWGINRRRVVTIEDGKPGERSISVACMHCSDAPCMAVCPVDCFYQTEDGIVLHSKDLCIGCGYCFYACPFGAPQFPQAGNFGSRGKMDKCTFCAGGPEEDNSTAEFSKYGRNRIAEGKLPICAEMCSTKALLAGDGNEVADIYRQRVVNRGFGSGAWGWGTAYEKKGA
- a CDS encoding formate dehydrogenase subunit alpha: MLRKKTNGVAKGSRAGSLLSSLAATTMDRRGFLTASGVAVGGLAALSLPSTRVRAATPSTEGGNVVLKKSVCTHCSVGCTVEAEVQNGVWTGQEPGWDSPFNMGAHCAKGASVREHGHGERRLKYPMKMVNGQWQKIPWDQAINEIGDKMLQIRDESGPDSVYWLGSAKFNNEQSYLFRKFAAYWGTNNVDHQARICHSTTVAGVANTWGYGAMTNSYNDIHNSQAIFLIGGNPAEAHPVSLLHILKAKEQNNAPLIVCDPRFTRTAAHADEYVRFRPGSDVALIWGLLWHIFENSWEDKEFIRTRVYGMDDIREEVKRWNPEEVERVTGAPGAQLERVARTLVNNRPGTVIWCMGGTQHTNGNNNTRAYCILQLALGNMGVPGGGTNIFRGHDNVQGATDLGVLADTLPGYYGLAAGSWAHWARVWEEDLDWLKGRFAVWDKDGKSRAMMNEKGIPVSRWIDGVLEAKENLGQPDNTRAMVLWGHAPNSQTRMLEMKEAMEKLDLLVVVDPFPTVSAVLHDRKDGAYLLPATTQFETSGSVTASNRSLQWREKVIEPLFDSKVDHEIMKLFADKFGFTDRMFRNIAIEGDEPVIEDITREFNRGMWTIGYTGQSPERLKKHMANQHHFDKTTLRAVGGPCDGDIYGLPWPSWGTPEMNHPGTPNLYDMSLPVSQGGLTFRARFGVERDGENLLAEGVYSKNSEIKDGYPEFTMQMLMDLGWDGDLTAEERASIDAVAGPETNWKTDLSGGIQRVAIKHECAPFGNAKARAIVWNFPDPVPLHREPLYTSRRDLVKDYPTYEDKHFWRVPTLYESIQKKDFSKDFPLILTSGRLVEYEGGGDETRSNPWLAELQQDMFIEVNPYDANNLNIREGNDVWVSGPEGARIKVKAMITERVGRGVVFMPFHFGGHLEGKDLRDKYPKGADPYVLGESSNTVQTYGYDSVTQMQETKCTLCAIMPA
- a CDS encoding twin-arginine translocation signal domain-containing protein; protein product: MDNQQRDNSRRRFLRMAATAVPAAVAVAVAPNAAAEVVSSDAPKSSGLRDTEHTRKYLESARF
- a CDS encoding TorD/DmsD family molecular chaperone, whose translation is MNNTAEIQCPRSITDEERARAQMYQLLGVLLSGPPTSELLRGLASLQGDDTTLGSASRTVAALAERTSPDDANREYNNLFIGVGRGELLPYASYYLTGFLNEKPLADLRGDLMARGIKASDDVKEPEDHIGTLCEIMAGIITGEFECDSDLSSQKTFFDAHLAKWAALFFTDLEKAQTAIFYAPVGSLGRAFMAVEAEAFALQ